The Schizosaccharomyces pombe strain 972h- genome assembly, chromosome: I genome contains a region encoding:
- the atg4 gene encoding Atg8 deconjugator Atg4, with amino-acid sequence MELMARFLERYLHFAPTNTEPPGTLIWFLGHSYKIEDSQWPEKFLYDSFSLITITYRSGIEGLENMTSDTGWGCMIRSTQTLLANCLRICYPEKQLKEILALFADEPSAPFSIHQFVTMGKTLCDINPGQWFGPTTSCSCVARLSDQNPDVPLHVYVARNGNAIYRDQLSKVSFPVLLLIPTRLGIDSINESYYDQLLQVFEIRSFVGITGGRPRSAHYFYARQNQYFFYLDPHCTHFAHTTTQPASEETFHSATLRRVAIQDLDPCMIFGFLIRDEEEWHSFEANQKYFADIVQIFDSEPQPVETHDDFVLDENVEDHL; translated from the exons ATGGAGCTTATGGCTCGCTTTCTAGAGCgatatttacattttgcACCGACAAACACCGAGCCTCCAGGGACATTAATTTGGTTTTTAGGACATTCTTACAAAATTGAAGATAGCCAATGGcctgaaaaatttttatacgACTCATTCTCTCTTATTACAATCACTTATCGTAGTGGTATTGAAGGGCTTGAAAATATGACATCTGACACCGGTTGGGGTTGTATGATTCGATCCACTCAGACACTATTAGCAAATTGTTTACGAATCTGCTATCCtgaaaaacaattgaaagaaatattgGCACTATTTGCTGATGAGCCTTCAGCCCCTTTTTCTATCCATCAATTTGTTACAATGGGCAAAACTTTGTGCGATATTAATCCAGGGCAATGGTTTGGACCTACAACATCTTGTTCTTGTGTTGC TCGATTAAGTGATCAGAACCCGGACGTCCCATTACACGTTTATGTTGCCAGGAATGGAAATGCTATATACCGAGATCAACTTTCAAAGGTCTCCTTTCctgttttacttttaattcCTACCCGTTTAGGAATTGATTCAATTAATGAATCATACTACGATCAGTTGCTTCAGGTGTTTGAAATTCGTTCATTTGTTGGCATCACTGGAGGTCGTCCAAGGTCTGCTCATTACTTTTATGCAAGACAAAATCagtactttttttatctgGATCCTCATTGTACTCACTTTGCTCACACTACCACCCAGCCTGCTTCCGAGGAAACTTTTCATAGTGCTACTTTACGAAGAGTAGCAATACAAGATCTTGATCCCTGTATGATCTTTGGGTTCTTAATTCgagatgaagaagaatggCATTCATTTGAAGCgaatcaaaaatattttgccGACATAGTTCAGATTTTCGACTCCGAACCTCAACCAGTCGAGACACATGATGATTTCGTTTTGGATGAGAATGTTGAAGATCATCTTTAA